The sequence agggggttggacttgatgttcttataggccccttccaactctatgattcgaaCCAAACAAGAGGCACTGTCAAGGACGCATCAGAGGTAAAGTTGGCAAAAGCAAAAAGCTTCCATTTATTGTGCGATGTCATAAACCAgtcatggggagagagagagaaaatctgaAATTGCAGCCAAGTATGTAACAGCCAGTAAAACTAATAGGGCCTGCCTGACCGAATTCACTGTTAAAGTAGGAAGTTCTCCGTCATTCTCCGACAGCGCATGGAGCGAAGATGGGAGGCGGCGGGGGAGGATTATAAAATGATGGCTAACGATTTCTTCAATAAACTAATCTATAGTGGCAGAAATAGAAGTACTCGGCAATTAAGTTAGCGAGGATAAAACGTCCCTCTCTGGATCTCTTCTGTGTGGTCCTCCTGCCTCAAGGAAGCAGCAAAAGCGTGGTCTTCCTCTagcccccgcccccgcccccgcgcccgcccccgcccccgcccccggGCTCCTACAGGCGGagtattcccccagccaagggaAAGAAAGGATCTCCCTCCCAACTGCCTCGGCGCCAAGCACCAGGTCTCGTTATTACGCCGGCTccaccttcctcctctccctttccaGGGTCCGCTTAGGCAGGGCAGCTCCAGGATGGCAGATCCGCCAGCAGGGGCCTTGTCGGTCAccagccagataggcagcctGCGTTCCTGGCGGCACGCGGGGTTGGTGGAAGAGCCTGTGGAACTCCGCGACGCCGCCCAGCTCCTAGTGGTGAACGCAGCTGGGCAAGGGATTCCCTTCGGGGCCGTCTACAGGGAGCAGAAGACGATCGTGGTGTTTGTGCGGGTGAGCTAGGGCGGAGCCTTCCCGACCGACTTATTTTTAAATCGAAACAGAGAAGTTTCCTAACTGTTTCGGCCGGAGCGTTGCGCGAAACCGCGTCATTCAAAGCTCCTTAAAAGAGACCCGAGCAACTGCTCGCCCCTCCCGGCCCATCTCTTTTGTAAAGCGGAAATCCGAATTTGTGCTCGCAATCTTGATGCCAGAGGCCTTGAGCCGCGGCAAATAGAGGAAATCTTGATAATAAAGCCGCAATTCTATTTGCGGTTATTTAAGTAAGTCAGGTTGCAGACCTGAGCccgtttacttgggagtaagcctcactgaattcaataggacctacttcttCAGGATTGCGCTGTAAATTGCCCTGAACTCTTGGGACGCTTACTTAAGTAAAAGCAGCCCTAAGAAAGGGCTTTACGATCTCCCGCGCTTAGTCAGAAGTCCCTCCACAAAAGCAAAACTAAACTAAGATGACTGACAACAGCAAGGGTTGTCTGTCACTCGAAGACAGAAATCTTAGTCAGTTACACTCATGAGTTTTAATGGGTCAAATCGCAATGCCTAAATAAAACAATAGTTCTGAAGAAGGGGGGGAATCCTCGTTTTTAAATAGGGCTGCAGCCAAATTATAAGAATTTTAATTGATTAACCTATGATTTTCTGCCATTCCACCTTTTTCCTACTAGATGAATGGCAGGCTGCTTATATTCTGAAATCATTTCCTGGGCTGTGTACAATATTTCCTCAAAACAGATTATTATCTTAATCTCTTAACACCAACCCCAACAAAAAAgaagttaattttttttcttttttcttttctgatgCTCTGACGTTTGAGGGGAGGCATATGAACTCAAAAATCACTGAAAGCCATGTGATGCATCCAGGCCTGTAGTTGTGAACTCCAGTATAGATGACTTTCTGATCCAAGCTGTAGTAACCTATTCTTCCCCACTCATTCTGAAACTTTAATACTTTTATTGCAACTCTTCTGACACCCACAATTGGCTCTTTTCAGCATTTCTTGTgttatgcttgtaaagaatatgTGGAGGATCTGGGCAAAATTCCCAAGAAACTTTTACAAGTAAGTAAAAAAACCACACCCTTATATTTCAAAGTATAATAGGGCAATGATACTATATTTACAGATATCTGCAATTACTTTAGAATACATGCTGTGATTAATTTGTCCTCCCACATGCTTTCTGGCTTGCTTTTTTATTGTTCAATATCAATCAAAcactctagaacagtggttcttaaccctttccactgccagcaccccttggatttccaaaatatgtgctcgcaccccctgaaatttttttcttttttaaatttattttaatgtgtgttttagcctaacttagctaagaaaaatgacagttttccaaaaacTTTGAACAATGCctcacacccctagaaaaagtgtctcacacGCCCGGGGGTatgtgcaccccaggttaagagcCACTGCTCTAGAAGCTAAAGAATCAGTTCAGCAACTGGCTCCTTCTTAGTTTGCAGGAATATGTGTGCGttactttattatattattaataataaattaattaatcgtTTATAGAACTGCTAAAATTTGTGAAGTGTTTTATGGGCAGCCCCTGACTTCAGGATTACAATTTAATAgacacagcacaaaaggaaaaagggacaaggagggaagaagaaaagaaacagacTGAGGCATATGTTCTTAAAGTTATATAATTGTTGTCATGATGACCAGTTGAAATGGTGGCAGTTCAGGGACAGGAGGAACTAAATGGTCTCTGGTCTctgagctgagctgatggagtggTTTCTGCCTCTCTGCTTCAGCCTGGTGGAATGGGTTGCTTGACTTGCAgtccaatcctgtgcatgtttacgtCCAAGAAAACATGCATAGTACTGTAGCCTTAGAAGTGGATATTTGACATTTTCaaacctctgaatgccagttgatgGTGTGAGGTGCTGGTTAATGCAGGTTATCTATTAGGTAGTACAGGTTTGGGAATAGTCCATAAAGTGGCTGTGTTTGCTTTGGCTGGTACCCTTGCactgtgggtgagcagggaggtcaTGCGGTTGCACCGGTGGGACTGCTACTGCCTATCCGGTACTTTCACCAGCACATCTACTCAGCTCCAGCCTTGCCCCCAGTGTGCCCAGCTCTGTCCAGATAAACAGGAGTGACACCACTATTGGGAAGGTGGAATGCAGCCCTGGGCTTTTCTATCCATCCCTAAAGGCATCCACTAAGCTGTATTCCCTTATCagctctgctctgcaccctccttgaatggttttgcctggctggaatgtgcccttgaactgtatAGAAATCCTTGATTTTTCgatgactggaatgtagcctgctgtatAAACATAATAGTCAAATCCATTGATTCATCTGCTTTTGCCGCTGGCCCCAcccattttgcctctggccctgcccaccactgacacacggcccccagaaggttccctATGAGCTCAtgcggccctcagactgaaaaaacaTTTTCCTCTCTTGATTTAATGTAAATCTCTAATTAATAGAataggatggatggattccaATAATGGAGTTAGACGAAGATGAGCCTTCAGAGTAACTTAGGCCTGTCTCTGGCTACAGTCCTGCGATGCTGGTGTAGGTCACCATCTCTCCCCAACTGCCTCAGCAAGGAGGCAGCACGTAAAAGCTGAAAAGAACTGTGCTTCAGGCCTGTAGGGGACTCCACTGCATAGGCTTACACTGAAATAGTGTCAACTACCATTAAATGGCTTACCTTCAACTAATCAGTTTAGAAAACTAATCACTAATTTGTAATGTTCCTGAATTAGGTTCCACATTTGAAAAAAAGTTGTATCAGACTATCTGATTCTGGCACCATTGTAATATCATTGTATATTGCTAGGGTACCATCACATTTCAAGGCTCCATGATGGCATAGCTGTTGTTAAATCCACCACCAGCATTGTTTACTTTGTCACAGTGATCATGTTGTAAGTGAAAATAGCAGTGTTGAGATTTATATTATTTGtatgtttcccccctcccccccttaggATGCAAATGTCAGACTTGTAGTTATTGGACAATCATCACATCACCACATTAAGGTAAGTTTGTTGAAGTCAGAGCTATTGTATTGCTGTATTCTAAATTAAACTTGGGAGCAGGTCAGTATAAGATCTGTTTCAGAGGCCCTTTTCCAGGGGTCCACATCTTTGGAGGTTAAGCTGGGAGCTACCAGAGAGAAGCATTTCTTTTTCATGGGTGGCACCCAAACTGACACACCAACCTTGTGTGTCTGCTAAGGATGGAaggtctgtcagttttggtttctctccatttctcatttttccaatcttaaattcagttcacatttctgcagaattttgcttccaaaaaaatcctcatgagaattcatcagcattttagtgcaaataaacagtgttgcatgcagttttgagtaatggtcacagttttgcaagcaatttcccctaatatactgcatttcaaaaattattttctgaaatatattcattttatgcacactttcctctaacaaatgttttttaaacattttggtaaactttggtgggagaactgcatcacaaaatttgaataagtgtgaatttaaaagactggctgtgttttggatctcatattgttagggaaagtgcaaatttgatagatgcgcctttaaatgtggactgaattgaatttctgccccat is a genomic window of Rhineura floridana isolate rRhiFlo1 chromosome 1, rRhiFlo1.hap2, whole genome shotgun sequence containing:
- the PRXL2C gene encoding peroxiredoxin-like 2C isoform X1, which produces MADPPAGALSVTSQIGSLRSWRHAGLVEEPVELRDAAQLLVVNAAGQGIPFGAVYREQKTIVVFVRHFLCYACKEYVEDLGKIPKKLLQDANVRLVVIGQSSHHHIKPFCTLTGYPHEMYVDPEREIYRTLGMKRGEAATSSGNEIHFVHLDKNKLDHAHINTVLQLAGVQTVNFTNRSQIIDV